One region of Sphingomonas adhaesiva genomic DNA includes:
- a CDS encoding cytochrome c oxidase assembly protein: MLLASLVIGAVAALRLPPGRRRFGLGAVALLALAFVSPLCALTTALLAARSVHHLLLMAGAAPLLARAWPARRGGIAAALVAMGAVLWLWHAPPLYDAALGNIALYWAMQLALLGASWWFWSMALAVPAPSAFVGLTGAAAQMGMLGALLTFAPRPLYAAHLATTVSYGIGPLQDQQLAGLVMWVPGMLPFALAIGWIAARRWRAPGVATA; this comes from the coding sequence GTGCTGCTCGCCAGCTTGGTGATCGGCGCCGTCGCCGCGCTCCGCCTGCCGCCCGGTCGGCGCCGGTTCGGGCTGGGCGCGGTCGCGCTGCTTGCCCTCGCGTTCGTGTCACCGCTCTGCGCGCTCACCACCGCATTGCTCGCCGCTCGGAGCGTTCATCATCTGCTGCTGATGGCCGGAGCCGCGCCGCTGCTGGCGCGCGCCTGGCCCGCACGCCGGGGCGGGATCGCGGCTGCGCTCGTCGCGATGGGAGCGGTGCTGTGGCTATGGCATGCGCCGCCCCTCTACGACGCGGCGCTCGGCAACATCGCGCTGTACTGGGCGATGCAACTGGCGTTGCTGGGCGCGAGCTGGTGGTTTTGGAGCATGGCGCTCGCCGTGCCCGCGCCGTCCGCCTTCGTCGGGCTGACCGGCGCGGCGGCACAGATGGGGATGCTGGGCGCGCTGCTGACTTTCGCGCCGCGTCCGCTCTACGCTGCGCATCTCGCAACAACCGTCTCCTATGGTATCGGACCACTTCAGGACCAGCAACTTGCCGGCCTCGTGATGTGGGTGCCGGGGATGCTGCCCTTCGCGCTCGCCATAGGCTGGATCGCGGCGCGACGCTGGCGCGCGCCGGGGGTGGCCACGGCATGA
- a CDS encoding sensor histidine kinase has product MIKPPTHAELTDSLARSKAREAVSRRDAFEAGAWLAAIVEDSDDAILSKTLGGTIITWNAGAERLFGYTAYEAIGRPITLIIPEDRLHEEEAIIRRIRAAERVGLFETVRRHKDGYPVNVALTVSPVKNEAGDVLGASKIARDISAAKQAAARQDLIIREMNHRIKNLFTLTSSLVALSARGTSDAGELARDLTARLQSLSRAQALTLPNLYEDVVTEAGTTLPALLREVLAPHADTSEARIGVSGDPVPVGQHAVPTLGLLFHELATNAAKYGALASETGRLRVSIQAVDGTADIRWQETGGPVRDSAVPVGKGFGSRLEQASVVTLRGSIERDWQDGGLGIHVRFPLDQIAY; this is encoded by the coding sequence ATGATCAAGCCTCCAACCCATGCGGAACTGACCGACAGCCTCGCACGCAGCAAGGCGCGCGAGGCCGTCAGCCGGCGCGATGCGTTCGAGGCGGGAGCATGGCTGGCGGCGATCGTAGAGGACAGCGACGATGCGATCCTTTCCAAGACCCTCGGCGGCACCATCATCACCTGGAACGCGGGTGCCGAACGGCTCTTCGGCTACACCGCCTATGAAGCGATCGGGCGGCCAATCACGCTCATCATCCCGGAAGACCGATTGCACGAGGAAGAGGCGATCATCCGCCGCATCCGGGCCGCCGAACGGGTCGGACTGTTCGAGACGGTGCGCCGCCACAAGGATGGCTACCCGGTGAACGTGGCGCTGACCGTCTCGCCGGTGAAGAATGAGGCGGGGGACGTTCTGGGTGCCTCAAAGATCGCGCGCGACATCTCGGCCGCGAAGCAGGCCGCGGCGCGGCAGGACCTCATCATCCGGGAGATGAACCACCGGATCAAGAACCTCTTCACCCTGACGAGCAGCCTGGTCGCGCTTAGCGCGCGAGGCACAAGCGATGCGGGCGAGCTGGCCCGCGATCTTACCGCCCGTCTTCAATCGCTGTCGCGCGCGCAAGCCCTTACCCTTCCGAACCTTTACGAGGACGTCGTGACCGAGGCCGGCACGACGCTGCCGGCGCTCCTCCGCGAGGTCTTGGCGCCCCATGCCGACACGTCAGAGGCGCGCATCGGCGTGTCGGGCGATCCGGTTCCGGTCGGCCAGCACGCTGTGCCGACATTGGGATTATTGTTCCACGAGTTGGCTACGAATGCGGCCAAATATGGCGCACTCGCGTCGGAGACGGGAAGGCTGCGCGTCTCTATTCAGGCCGTCGATGGAACGGCAGACATACGATGGCAGGAAACCGGCGGACCCGTGCGGGACAGCGCCGTGCCGGTAGGTAAAGGCTTTGGCAGCCGCTTGGAGCAGGCGAGCGTTGTGACGTTGCGCGGATCGATCGAGCGCGATTGGCAAGACGGCGGACTCGGCATCCACGTCCGCTTTCCGCTCGATCAGATTGCCTACTAA
- a CDS encoding IS630 family transposase: protein MVAAMATGRSCREVGVASSTAGNCWRRYRSESSHAARPTGGDRRSKLLDQAEWIGGRLAGTPELTLAEVRSELARRGVDVSYASVWQTVRKLKLRHKKRTIFATERDRPDVAVAREVWRVAQAGLDFASLVFVDETGTTTSMTRLRGWGQKDKPLPGKAPHGHWMTSTFVAGLRHNGIAAPMLIDTPMTGRIFQQWLTDHLIPELPPGSIVVCDNLAAHKVDGVRQCLEKAGMGLPYLPPYSPDFNPIEQAFAKIKALLRRAAPRSFDAILNALKHILQRFRPTECAKYLRHSGYVQT from the coding sequence ATGGTTGCGGCGATGGCGACGGGACGGAGCTGCCGGGAGGTGGGCGTGGCGTCGAGCACGGCCGGCAACTGTTGGCGTCGCTACCGAAGCGAGAGCAGCCACGCGGCTCGCCCGACGGGAGGTGATCGACGCTCGAAGCTCCTGGATCAGGCGGAGTGGATCGGCGGGCGGCTGGCGGGGACGCCGGAGCTGACGCTGGCGGAGGTGCGGAGCGAGTTGGCCCGGCGCGGGGTCGATGTCAGTTATGCGAGCGTCTGGCAGACGGTGCGCAAGCTGAAGCTGCGGCACAAAAAAAGGACGATCTTCGCGACTGAGCGGGACCGTCCGGACGTGGCGGTCGCACGCGAGGTCTGGCGGGTCGCACAGGCCGGGCTCGACTTTGCGTCGCTGGTGTTTGTCGACGAGACCGGCACGACGACCAGCATGACCCGGCTGCGCGGCTGGGGCCAGAAGGACAAGCCACTGCCGGGCAAGGCACCGCACGGCCACTGGATGACGTCGACTTTCGTCGCTGGCCTGCGCCATAACGGAATCGCTGCTCCCATGCTGATCGACACGCCCATGACCGGCCGCATCTTTCAGCAATGGCTGACCGATCACCTCATCCCCGAACTGCCGCCAGGCAGCATCGTGGTGTGCGACAACCTGGCCGCACACAAGGTCGACGGCGTCCGCCAATGCCTCGAAAAGGCCGGCATGGGCCTGCCCTATCTTCCCCCCTATAGTCCCGACTTCAATCCGATCGAGCAGGCCTTCGCCAAGATAAAGGCACTACTCCGCCGTGCAGCGCCACGCTCGTTCGATGCTATTCTCAACGCACTCAAGCACATTCTTCAACGCTTCCGCCCCACCGAATGCGCTAAATACCTTCGCCACTCAGGCTACGTGCAAACGTGA
- a CDS encoding patatin-like phospholipase family protein translates to MTDRSSAPRIGLALQGGGAHGAYGWGVIDRLLEDGAEIAAVSGASAGALNGAALVTGLVEGGTDGARAALERVWRTVAARSPLSGFDWSALAGPWMEPWLRHGLEAAKLASRYFAPFTPGLADMRALRSVIAGTIDLDRLADPRAVPLHISATKVATGAARLFEGDGITLDALMASACLPDLFAPVEIDGEFHWDGGFSANPPVEPLVIDDRVTDIIVAQITPFAAGPPDRTPAAITRRINDITFNAVLARELGALTAMQSIARDTADADPRLAVLAALRLHMIEPPATLGGISKLDTRWSQIAWMRDLGRDHAGAWLAEHGAAIGCRSTLDALPGEMAA, encoded by the coding sequence ATGACGGATCGTTCGTCCGCTCCCCGGATCGGCCTCGCGTTACAGGGCGGGGGCGCGCACGGCGCCTATGGCTGGGGCGTGATCGACCGGCTGCTCGAAGACGGCGCCGAGATCGCCGCGGTCAGCGGCGCAAGCGCGGGCGCGCTCAACGGGGCGGCACTGGTCACCGGGCTGGTGGAAGGCGGGACGGACGGCGCCCGCGCGGCGCTGGAGCGGGTGTGGCGCACAGTCGCGGCGCGATCTCCGCTCAGCGGCTTCGACTGGAGCGCGCTGGCGGGGCCATGGATGGAACCGTGGCTGCGTCACGGCCTCGAAGCGGCCAAACTCGCCAGCCGCTATTTCGCGCCGTTCACGCCCGGGCTCGCCGACATGCGTGCGCTGCGGTCTGTGATCGCCGGCACCATCGACCTCGATCGCCTCGCCGATCCGCGCGCGGTGCCGCTCCACATCTCCGCGACGAAGGTCGCGACCGGCGCGGCGCGGTTGTTCGAGGGGGACGGGATCACGCTCGACGCGCTGATGGCGTCGGCCTGCCTGCCGGACCTGTTCGCGCCCGTGGAGATCGACGGCGAGTTCCATTGGGACGGCGGCTTCTCCGCCAATCCGCCCGTAGAGCCGCTCGTCATCGACGACCGCGTCACCGATATCATCGTCGCGCAGATCACGCCCTTCGCCGCCGGACCGCCGGACCGGACGCCGGCCGCGATCACCCGGCGGATCAACGACATCACCTTCAACGCCGTGCTGGCCCGCGAGCTGGGGGCGCTCACCGCGATGCAGTCCATCGCACGCGATACCGCCGATGCCGACCCGCGGCTCGCCGTGCTCGCCGCGTTGCGGCTCCACATGATCGAGCCGCCGGCGACCCTCGGCGGGATCAGCAAGCTCGACACGCGCTGGTCGCAGATCGCATGGATGCGCGATCTCGGCCGGGATCATGCCGGCGCGTGGCTGGCGGAACATGGGGCGGCCATCGGCTGCCGGTCGACGCTGGACGCATTGCCAGGCGAAATGGCGGCATGA
- a CDS encoding DUF2231 domain-containing protein, with the protein MTDTAHERVAEQRLVDPVEQRPAFDRTESKIAVAGHPIHAMLVAFPIALTACTAGADLLYWWTGDNFWARAGLWASGAGFLLGVLAGVAGTVELLMVPGIRARSASWTHFIIAVMLLSILGANWGYRLTGYEQAVLPYGLLLSLFAVGFTGFTGWHGGKLVFEYQIGVSSTGS; encoded by the coding sequence ATGACCGATACCGCGCACGAGCGGGTTGCGGAGCAGCGGCTGGTCGATCCGGTCGAGCAGCGACCGGCGTTCGACCGTACCGAATCCAAGATCGCGGTCGCCGGCCATCCGATCCATGCGATGCTGGTCGCCTTTCCGATCGCGCTGACCGCCTGCACCGCGGGCGCCGACCTGCTCTATTGGTGGACGGGCGACAATTTCTGGGCGCGCGCCGGATTGTGGGCCTCGGGCGCCGGCTTCCTGCTCGGCGTACTGGCCGGGGTCGCGGGCACGGTCGAGTTGCTGATGGTGCCGGGCATCCGCGCCCGCTCGGCCAGCTGGACGCACTTCATCATCGCGGTCATGCTGCTGTCGATCCTCGGCGCGAACTGGGGCTATCGCCTGACCGGCTACGAACAGGCGGTGCTGCCCTACGGCCTGCTCCTGTCGCTGTTCGCGGTCGGGTTCACGGGCTTCACCGGATGGCACGGCGGCAAGCTGGTGTTCGAATATCAAATCGGTGTCTCGTCGACCGGAAGCTGA
- a CDS encoding response regulator, translating into MTVSTVPFAVVVDDDTLVLMNASDILSDVGFRTLEASNGDQAKDIIEDKGESIVLLFTDVEMPGKTDGFALSRYVAEHWSDIEIVVASGRVKPEPGDMPEKATFLSKPFNAETIHDHLRETLPDGKKPEPLKQAV; encoded by the coding sequence ATGACTGTCTCAACCGTTCCCTTCGCCGTCGTCGTGGATGACGATACGCTAGTTCTCATGAACGCAAGCGACATCCTCAGCGATGTCGGCTTCCGCACGCTGGAGGCGTCAAACGGTGACCAGGCCAAGGACATTATTGAGGACAAGGGTGAGAGCATCGTGCTGCTCTTTACCGATGTCGAGATGCCCGGGAAGACGGATGGCTTTGCGCTGTCACGCTATGTCGCGGAGCATTGGTCCGACATCGAGATCGTCGTCGCCAGCGGACGAGTGAAGCCTGAACCCGGCGACATGCCGGAAAAGGCGACCTTCCTCTCCAAGCCGTTCAATGCCGAGACGATCCACGACCATCTGCGCGAAACCCTGCCTGACGGAAAGAAGCCGGAACCGCTGAAGCAAGCCGTCTGA
- a CDS encoding CopD family protein — MIVSLVKALHIAALILWCAGLVALPLMLGKHRADESQTDYARLRLLTHDSYAFIVTPAAVVAIAAGTLLIYLRGVFEPWMFAKLVAVGLLVALHALVGHTVLLMSERRGDYVPPSPVPLAIGSIATMTVVLLLVLAKPVAPDILPQWLKAPQHRQLPVDETPI, encoded by the coding sequence ATGATCGTCTCGCTGGTGAAGGCGCTGCACATCGCCGCGCTGATCCTGTGGTGCGCCGGGCTCGTGGCGCTGCCGCTGATGCTGGGCAAGCATCGTGCCGACGAAAGTCAGACCGATTACGCGCGGCTGCGCCTACTGACGCACGACAGCTATGCCTTTATCGTGACCCCTGCAGCGGTGGTCGCGATCGCGGCGGGGACGCTGCTGATCTACCTGCGCGGCGTGTTCGAGCCGTGGATGTTTGCCAAGCTGGTCGCGGTCGGCCTGCTGGTCGCGCTGCATGCGCTGGTCGGCCATACCGTGCTGCTGATGAGCGAGCGGCGTGGCGACTATGTGCCGCCGTCACCCGTGCCGCTAGCGATCGGCAGCATCGCCACGATGACGGTCGTCCTGCTGCTGGTGCTGGCCAAGCCAGTCGCACCCGACATCCTGCCCCAATGGCTGAAGGCGCCCCAGCACCGTCAGCTTCCGGTCGACGAGACACCGATTTGA
- the ctaD gene encoding cytochrome c oxidase subunit I codes for MKALQLHHELTAIWRTEPGWRGHLRSVNHSDIGKRFIVAAFVFFAIGGVLAMLIRAQLATPRSAFVGPEVYNQLFTMHGSIMMFLFAIPMFEGLTMYLLPKMLGARDLAFPRLSALGWWCYLFGGTIIVLAMLAGVAPNAGWFLYPPLSGRTYTPGINSDVWLLGVTFVEISAMCAAIEIAVSILKLRAPGMRLDRMPIFAWYMLATAGMMIFGFPPLILGSILLEVERAFGWPFFDPALGGSPLLWQHLFWLFGHPEVYIIFLPAAGAVSTILPVMARARLLGYGAIIAAIMALAFLSFGLWVHHMFTTGIPHMALGFFSAASALVAVPTAVQIFAWLGTLWSGRPQMKLPMLYLIGFFIVFVLGGLTGVMLAMVPFDAQAHDTAFVTAHLHYVLVGGFVFPMLAAAYYWLPHVTGRQRVMRIGEAAFWLIFIGFNLTFFMMHLTGLLGMPRRIDTYPEGMGWTALNLLSSIGGFLQAFGFALFLIDVVLQIGLGRVHRRNPWGATTLEWAMATPAPAYNFASLATVTDREPLSTQPDLGVRLARGEGLLAVARNGWRETMVIDMTTGAPEHVAILPGNSWLPITTAAMLGGFFLSMLAGLYAVAPLFLPMVAWLGWRWAWTNGYHEDVGPLDAGHGYRLPPSFEAERTTGWWGSVLALGASATLFTALLFGYAFLWTIAPNWPPPRLIAPSLAVPALASAGAALSVVTARQGRIAAALGGQAAIVVALVLLLWWAPAPTGHAYAATSAAIAAYGIFHAGTAMLILAFVAARARAGFHSPARSGEVRIARLWSDHGAAAGAFCAILLVVPGWLA; via the coding sequence ATGAAGGCACTGCAGCTGCACCACGAACTGACCGCGATCTGGCGGACCGAGCCGGGATGGCGCGGGCATCTCCGCTCGGTCAATCACAGCGACATCGGAAAGCGCTTCATCGTCGCCGCCTTCGTCTTCTTCGCGATCGGCGGCGTGCTGGCGATGCTGATCCGGGCGCAGCTCGCGACGCCGCGCAGCGCCTTCGTCGGGCCGGAGGTCTACAACCAGCTCTTCACGATGCACGGCAGCATCATGATGTTCCTGTTCGCCATCCCGATGTTCGAGGGGCTGACGATGTACCTGCTGCCCAAGATGCTGGGCGCGCGCGACCTCGCCTTCCCGCGGCTCTCGGCGCTCGGCTGGTGGTGCTATCTGTTCGGCGGCACGATCATCGTCCTCGCGATGCTGGCGGGGGTCGCCCCGAACGCGGGGTGGTTCCTCTATCCGCCGCTGTCGGGCAGGACGTACACGCCCGGCATCAATTCCGACGTCTGGCTGCTCGGCGTCACCTTCGTCGAGATTTCGGCGATGTGCGCGGCGATCGAGATCGCGGTGTCGATCCTCAAGCTCCGCGCGCCCGGCATGCGGCTCGACCGGATGCCGATCTTCGCCTGGTACATGCTGGCGACGGCGGGGATGATGATCTTCGGCTTCCCGCCGCTGATCCTCGGCTCGATCCTGCTGGAGGTCGAGCGCGCGTTCGGCTGGCCCTTCTTCGACCCGGCGCTGGGCGGGTCCCCGCTCCTGTGGCAGCACCTGTTCTGGCTGTTCGGCCATCCGGAGGTCTACATCATCTTCCTGCCCGCGGCGGGCGCGGTGTCGACGATCCTGCCGGTGATGGCCCGCGCCCGCCTGCTGGGATATGGCGCGATCATCGCGGCGATCATGGCGCTGGCCTTTCTCAGCTTCGGGCTGTGGGTGCACCACATGTTCACCACCGGCATCCCGCACATGGCGCTGGGTTTCTTCTCGGCCGCGTCCGCTCTGGTCGCCGTCCCGACCGCGGTGCAGATCTTCGCTTGGCTCGGCACGTTGTGGAGCGGGCGACCGCAGATGAAGCTGCCGATGCTCTACCTGATCGGCTTCTTCATCGTCTTCGTGCTGGGCGGGCTGACCGGCGTCATGCTGGCGATGGTCCCGTTCGACGCGCAGGCGCATGACACGGCGTTCGTCACCGCGCACCTGCACTATGTGCTGGTCGGCGGATTCGTCTTCCCGATGCTCGCCGCGGCCTATTACTGGCTGCCGCACGTCACCGGCAGGCAACGGGTGATGCGGATCGGCGAGGCGGCGTTCTGGCTGATCTTCATCGGCTTCAACCTGACCTTCTTCATGATGCACCTGACCGGGTTGCTCGGCATGCCGCGCCGGATCGACACCTATCCGGAAGGGATGGGCTGGACCGCGCTCAACCTGCTGTCGTCGATCGGCGGCTTCCTGCAGGCGTTCGGCTTCGCGCTGTTCCTGATCGACGTCGTATTGCAGATCGGGCTGGGACGGGTGCATCGCCGCAATCCGTGGGGCGCGACGACGCTGGAATGGGCGATGGCCACGCCCGCCCCGGCCTACAATTTCGCCAGCCTCGCGACCGTCACCGACCGCGAGCCGCTGTCGACGCAGCCCGACCTCGGCGTGCGACTGGCCCGCGGCGAAGGGTTGCTGGCGGTCGCGCGGAACGGCTGGCGCGAGACGATGGTGATCGACATGACGACCGGAGCGCCCGAACATGTCGCGATCCTGCCGGGCAACAGCTGGCTGCCGATCACCACCGCAGCGATGCTGGGCGGCTTCTTCCTGTCGATGCTTGCCGGCCTTTACGCGGTCGCGCCGCTGTTCCTGCCGATGGTGGCGTGGCTCGGTTGGCGCTGGGCGTGGACCAACGGGTACCATGAGGACGTGGGGCCGCTGGATGCGGGCCACGGCTACCGTCTTCCGCCTAGTTTTGAGGCAGAGCGGACGACGGGCTGGTGGGGCAGCGTTCTGGCGCTCGGCGCAAGCGCGACCCTCTTCACCGCGCTGCTGTTCGGCTATGCCTTCCTGTGGACGATCGCCCCCAACTGGCCGCCGCCACGACTGATCGCGCCATCGCTCGCCGTGCCGGCACTGGCGTCAGCGGGCGCGGCCCTTTCCGTCGTCACGGCGCGGCAGGGCAGGATAGCGGCGGCACTGGGCGGGCAGGCCGCGATCGTCGTCGCGCTGGTCCTGCTGCTCTGGTGGGCACCAGCCCCGACCGGCCACGCCTATGCCGCGACGAGCGCCGCCATCGCCGCCTACGGCATCTTCCATGCCGGGACCGCGATGCTGATCCTCGCCTTCGTCGCCGCCCGGGCGCGGGCCGGCTTCCACTCGCCGGCGCGATCGGGCGAGGTGCGGATCGCGCGGCTTTGGAGCGATCACGGCGCCGCGGCGGGCGCCTTTTGCGCGATCCTGCTCGTCGTGCCCGGATGGCTGGCATGA
- a CDS encoding outer membrane protein assembly factor BamB family protein: MNRRQPRRTLFLAVQTAAGLLGLAMAVLGAWLILLGGTVYYLVAGLLLLTGCAAAWSGRHGGAIGAGGLALLLTAIWAMEEIAGKGWMPAWGFDLAGRIGLPAALVIGSITILSFPADRRWDRELAIVGGAALLAAGAGLALFWERPTTPHDAVAAARGPADTDWTAFGGTNAGMRYSPATQITPTNVGGLREAWRFHTGDLPPDGDRLFFSAQNTPLKVGDTLYLCSARNRVFALDPATGREKWRYEPRIAPRALESTFSVACRAVGYHANAAAPAGAACAARVFVAVADGRLVALDARTGRACTGFGRGGTVDLTRRMGLDEPGHASSNSGPAVIGDMVIVGQQVSDNQRRDAPSGVVRAYDATTGALRWAWDAKRPDARAPLPPGATWPEGTPNVWNVISGDAGLGLVLLATGNAGNDHWGGNRDPEDDRFSSAVVAVDLATGATRWVFRTVERDRFDYDLGAQPVLTTIPVGGVLRRVVVQGTKTGSLFVLDAATGLPVRPVAYRPAPGGGMPGDRLSPVQPQSVAYPNLSGRPGADPEQIDARHAFGLTPIDAAWCRIQFHRMRYEGIYTPPTDRGMGTLLFPGTIGGLNWGGLAIDPVRGIVVTNHSRLPNRVKLFPRAAVAAPAIGDGGRRPDQAVAPQKGAPWAVDRPMWLSPLGVPCIAPPWGYLAATDLATGRLLWSQPFGTGRDSGPLGLPSMLRIPIGTPNLGGAVTTATDLSFIAATQDDYIRAYETASGRLLWSARLPAGGQASAMTYMHRGRQYVAISATGHARFETRPGDALIVYALP, from the coding sequence ATGAACCGCCGGCAGCCCCGCCGCACGCTGTTCCTCGCGGTGCAGACGGCTGCCGGACTGCTCGGTCTCGCGATGGCGGTTCTCGGCGCGTGGCTGATCCTGTTGGGCGGCACGGTCTATTACCTCGTCGCCGGGCTGTTGCTCCTGACGGGATGCGCGGCTGCCTGGTCCGGTCGCCACGGGGGCGCGATCGGCGCGGGCGGACTGGCCCTGCTGCTGACCGCCATCTGGGCGATGGAGGAAATCGCGGGCAAGGGATGGATGCCTGCCTGGGGCTTCGACCTGGCCGGTCGGATCGGCCTGCCGGCGGCACTGGTGATCGGGTCCATCACGATCCTGTCGTTTCCGGCGGACAGGCGATGGGACCGCGAGCTGGCGATCGTCGGCGGTGCGGCGCTACTGGCGGCGGGGGCCGGCCTAGCGCTGTTCTGGGAGCGGCCCACGACACCCCATGACGCTGTGGCAGCTGCGCGTGGCCCGGCCGATACCGACTGGACGGCGTTCGGCGGCACCAACGCCGGCATGCGCTATTCGCCCGCCACGCAGATCACCCCCACCAATGTCGGCGGCCTGCGCGAGGCATGGCGCTTCCATACGGGCGACCTGCCCCCCGATGGCGACCGTCTCTTCTTCTCCGCGCAGAACACGCCGCTCAAGGTGGGCGACACCCTGTACCTCTGCTCGGCGCGCAACCGGGTGTTCGCGCTCGATCCCGCGACGGGGCGCGAGAAGTGGCGCTACGAGCCGCGTATCGCGCCGCGCGCGCTGGAATCGACCTTCTCGGTCGCCTGCCGCGCGGTCGGCTATCACGCGAATGCGGCGGCTCCGGCCGGGGCGGCCTGTGCGGCGCGGGTGTTCGTTGCCGTGGCCGACGGGCGGCTGGTGGCTCTCGACGCGCGAACCGGCCGGGCGTGCACCGGCTTCGGACGGGGCGGGACGGTCGACCTGACGCGGCGCATGGGGTTGGACGAGCCCGGTCACGCCTCCAGCAACTCCGGCCCGGCGGTGATCGGCGACATGGTGATCGTCGGCCAGCAGGTCAGCGACAACCAGCGGCGCGACGCGCCGTCGGGCGTGGTGCGCGCCTATGACGCGACCACCGGCGCGTTGCGTTGGGCGTGGGATGCCAAGCGGCCCGACGCGCGCGCGCCGCTCCCCCCCGGCGCGACCTGGCCCGAGGGGACGCCCAACGTCTGGAACGTGATATCGGGCGACGCCGGCCTCGGGCTGGTGCTGCTCGCGACCGGCAACGCCGGCAACGATCACTGGGGCGGAAACCGCGATCCCGAGGACGATCGGTTCAGTTCCGCCGTGGTCGCGGTGGACTTGGCGACAGGCGCGACGCGCTGGGTCTTCAGGACCGTGGAGCGCGACCGGTTCGATTACGACCTTGGTGCGCAGCCGGTGCTGACGACGATCCCGGTCGGCGGCGTATTGCGCCGGGTGGTGGTGCAGGGAACGAAGACGGGGTCGCTGTTCGTGCTCGACGCGGCGACCGGGCTTCCGGTGCGGCCGGTCGCCTATCGTCCCGCGCCGGGCGGGGGGATGCCGGGCGACCGGCTGTCGCCAGTCCAGCCGCAATCGGTCGCCTATCCCAACCTGTCCGGACGGCCAGGTGCCGATCCCGAGCAGATCGACGCCCGCCACGCCTTCGGCCTGACGCCGATCGATGCCGCATGGTGTCGCATCCAGTTTCACCGGATGCGCTATGAGGGGATCTATACCCCACCCACCGACCGCGGAATGGGCACCTTGCTGTTCCCCGGGACCATTGGTGGGTTGAACTGGGGCGGACTGGCGATCGACCCCGTGCGCGGCATCGTCGTGACCAACCACAGCCGCCTTCCCAACCGCGTGAAGCTGTTCCCGCGCGCAGCGGTCGCTGCACCGGCGATCGGCGATGGCGGTCGTCGCCCCGACCAGGCGGTCGCTCCGCAGAAGGGGGCGCCATGGGCCGTTGATCGACCGATGTGGCTGTCGCCGCTCGGCGTGCCCTGCATCGCGCCGCCCTGGGGGTATCTGGCCGCGACCGATCTCGCGACCGGTCGGCTGCTATGGTCGCAGCCGTTCGGTACGGGGCGCGACAGCGGGCCGCTGGGGCTGCCGTCGATGCTGCGCATCCCGATTGGCACGCCGAACCTGGGAGGTGCGGTGACCACCGCAACCGACCTGTCCTTCATCGCGGCGACGCAGGATGATTATATCCGGGCCTATGAAACGGCATCGGGCCGGTTGCTATGGTCGGCACGCCTGCCCGCCGGCGGCCAGGCCTCGGCGATGACCTACATGCATCGCGGGCGCCAGTATGTCGCGATCAGTGCGACTGGCCATGCCCGGTTCGAGACCCGTCCCGGCGATGCGCTGATTGTCTACGCACTACCGTGA
- the coxB gene encoding cytochrome c oxidase subunit II, which yields MSTIDPAGPYARSVTGLWWVMLGGAALLSLLVFVLLALAFRRRPDGDGVANPRLWIGWLGLAMPGAVLLPLLGYALVIGARTLPVPAEDAVAIDVVARRYAWDFGYPGGRRTRDVLHIPAGRPVDLEITATDVIHSLWVPRLAGKMDAIPGQTNRLRIEADAPGTYQGECAEYCGTGHGNHGFVVVAHDAAGWAAFIGERAR from the coding sequence TTGTCGACGATCGATCCGGCGGGTCCCTACGCCCGCTCGGTCACCGGACTGTGGTGGGTGATGCTCGGCGGCGCGGCGTTGCTGTCGCTGCTGGTGTTCGTGCTGCTCGCGCTCGCCTTCCGGCGGCGGCCTGACGGGGACGGTGTGGCGAATCCGCGATTGTGGATCGGCTGGCTGGGGCTGGCGATGCCGGGCGCAGTGCTGCTGCCGCTGCTCGGCTACGCGCTGGTGATCGGAGCGCGGACGCTGCCCGTCCCCGCGGAGGATGCGGTGGCGATCGACGTCGTCGCGCGTCGATATGCGTGGGACTTCGGCTATCCCGGCGGACGGCGGACGCGGGACGTGCTGCACATCCCCGCGGGCCGCCCGGTGGATCTGGAGATCACAGCGACCGACGTGATCCACAGCCTGTGGGTACCGCGGCTGGCCGGCAAGATGGACGCGATCCCCGGCCAGACCAACCGGCTGCGGATCGAGGCCGACGCCCCGGGAACCTATCAGGGCGAATGCGCGGAATATTGCGGGACGGGCCACGGGAACCACGGTTTCGTCGTCGTCGCGCACGACGCCGCCGGATGGGCCGCCTTTATCGGGGAGCGCGCACGATGA